The Klebsiella africana sequence TACGCTGGCGGCAACGTCTATGGCGCGACCAAAGCCTTCGTCCGTCAGTTCAGCCTCAATCTTCGTACCGACCTGCACGGCACCGCGGTGCGCGTGACCGACATTGAGCCAGGTCTGGTTGGGGGCACCGAGTTTTCAAATGTTCGCTTTAAAGGTGATGATGCCAAAGCCGGAAAAACCTACGAGAATACCGAAGCGCTGACCCCGGAAGATGTGACTGAAGCGGTCTGGTGGGTCGCCACCCTGCCAAAACACGTGAACATCAACACTCTGGAAATGATGCCGGTCAGCCAGAGCTTTGCCGGACTCAGCGTCCACCGCCAGGGCTAATCGCCTGCCACCCGGCCTGCGGGCCGGGTATGGGCGGAACCGCAAAAAACGCGTAAAATAGTGCGCATAATCCCTTAAAAAGTAACCATCAATGGCCGCAGAATCGCAACTGAATCCGACACAACCCGTCAATCAGCAAATCTATCGCATCCTTCGTCGGGATATCGTTCACTGCCTGATCCCGCCAGGCACGCCGCTGTCGGAGAAAGAAGTCTCCGTGCGTTTTGATGTGTCACGTCAGCCAGTACGCGAGGCCTTCATCAAGCTGGCGGAAAACGGACTTATCCAGATACGTCCCCAGCGCGGCAGCTACGTCAACAAAATTTCGTTGTCGCAGGTACGTAATGGTTGCTTTATACGCCAGGCGATTGAGTGCGCGGTGGTTCGCCGTGCCGCCGGCATGATTAACGATGAACAACTTTATCAGCTGGAACAGAATCTCCATCAGCAGCGGATTGCCGTCGACCGGCAGCAACTAAACGATTTTTTTCTGCTCGATGACGAATTTCACCAGAAGCTGTCCATCATTGCCGACTGCCAGCTGGCGTGGGACACGGTGGAAAATATTAAAGCCGCCATTGACCGTGTGCGCTACATGAGCCTGGACCATATCACCTCCCCGGAGATGCTTTTGCGTCAGCATCATGAGATTTTCAGCGCGCTGGAAAAACGCGACGCGGTAACTGTTGAACAGGCGATGAATGTCCATTTGCATGAAATCAGCGAATCCGTACTGCTGATCCGCCAGGAAAACCGCGACTGGTTTAGCGAAGAGTAATGGTCAGACGGCTGCCAGGTAAGATTCGCGCAGCCGTCGTGACTGAGAGGATTATCTGACCACCAACACCGGCGTTTTGGCGTAGCGCAGAATGGATTCGGCGTTGGAGCCTAAGAGATGAGTGGAAATGCCCGGTTTGCGCGAGCCAATCACAATCACATCGAAGTCTTCGTTGTTACTGATGGCCAGAATCTCATCACGCACGTTACCAAACACCACTCGGGTATGGATCCGCGACATGGGAATAGCGAACAGTCGCGCCACCTCACGCATCTTTTTCTCCGATTCTTCTTTCATATACGCTTCAAATTTACGGATATCCGCCGCAAAGCCGCGTAATAGCGAACGACTACTGTTCGGCAGGACGTTAAGCAAGGTAATTTCGCCATTTTCTGCGGAGGCAAGAAATTCGGCGTGACGCACAGCTTTGTCACTTAAATCCATTTCAAAGACATCAACAGGCAATAAAATTTTTTTATACATGGCCCGTACTCCTTTTCCAGAGAAAGTTCTTTTTCAATGACTTAACTATGCCATTCTGAGGGCTAAATACCAGCCATTACTCGGAAAAATAATAACTAATTATCTCTAGTAAATCAGGGAAATATAGAGTTATGTATAGACATTGCGCTCGATCATATTTTTCTCACACCAAAAACGATCGATAGCAAAAAAAAGGAAATATCAGCGGAAAGGGTTAGAAATAACCGAAGAGTCGGTGCCGCCCCCCTGGCCGGCACCGGACAATAATTATTGTGCCTCAGCCCAGGCGGCAACAGTGGCTTTGGCCCCCTGCTGCTGCAGCGCGAGGTAGGCGCGGGTTACCGCCGCGACAAAGCGTGACTCCTGCGGCAGTTCCACGCCGAAAATCGCCTCAATACCCAGCAGCGCTTTGACTCGCGCTTCGCCATCGGCGCTGGCAGCCACCGCTTGCTGGATAACCGGCAACAACGGGTCGCATATCTCGATTGCCTGGCCCGCATCGTCAACGCCGCCAACGTAGCGCATCCACCCTGCCACGCCCAGCGCCAGCAGTGTAAAATCACGCTGGTGCACCAGATGCCAGCGCACCGAGTCAAGCATCCTTTGCGGTAGTTTCTGGCTACCGTCCATGGCAATCTGCCAGGTGCGGTGCTTCAGCGCCGGATTGCTGTAACGGTCAATCAGCAAACTGGCATAGCGTGACAGATCCACCCCTTGCACCTTCAGCGTTGGCGCCTGTTCGTCCAGCATCAGCGACAGCGCCGCACGGCGGTAGTTATCGTCCTGCATACAGTCGTTGATATGCTGATAACCGGCCAGATAGCCGAGATAAGCGAGGAACGAATGGCTACCATTGAGCATTCTCAGCTTCATCTCTTCGAAAGGCACCACGTCGGCGACCAGTTCCGCCCCCGCTTTTTCCCACTGTGGGCGTCCGGCAACGAAGTTATCCTCAATGACCCACTGACGGAAAGGTTCGCAGGCCACCCCGGCCGGGTCGCGCACGCCGGTCAGTTGTGCAATTTTATCGAGGGTTTCCGGTGTAACGGCCGGGACAATCCGGTCCACCATCGTCGACGGAAAGGTCACGTTCTGTTCAATCCACGCGGCGAGGTCCTCGTCTAATGCCCGGGCGTAGGCGCAGACGACGTTGCGCATCACGTGGCCATTTTCCGGCATGTTATCGCAGGACATCACGGTAAAAGCAGGCAGCCCCGCCTTTTTGCGGCGAGATAAAGCCTCCACCACCACGCCCGGCGCCGATTTCGGCTGGTGCGGGTTTTGCAGATCGGTGACAATCAGCGGGTGATCGAGCTGTAGCTGACCGCTGGCCGGAGAGTGGCAATAACCTTTCTCGGTAATGGTCAGGGAGACAATGGCCACCTGCGGCTCACACATCGCCGCCAGCACCGTTTCAAGGCCGTCGACATGTGCATGCAGCGCCTGTTTCACGACCCCGACCACGCGTGCCGTCCACGCGTCGGCAGACATTTCAGCCACGGTATACAGCAGGTCCTGCTGTTGAAGATCGGCGATCTGTTGTTCGCCGCCAATCAAATTCACTTCGGTGTAGCCCCAGTCGCTACCGTGGTCGTTGGCCAGCATATCGGCGTAGACTGCCTGGTGGGCACGATGAAACGCGCCGAAGCCAAGGTGGACAATACGGGGGATCAGTGCGCTGCGATCGTAGCCAGGCAGCGTGGCGTGGGCGGTTAAGAGGGTGTTTTCCATGATGACTCTCATTGTTATGTGTCTCATCAACCATTCTCGGGGAGAACTCTCGAGGAGAATGCCTTTGCGCCACCCACCTTCTCACGCAATTGGTATAACATCTTTGATTTCTGTCAACTACCATACAAGAAGATCTCAACGGGTAATATCAGCGTATGGTTGGTTGCCATTACCGCAGTGAGGGATAGCGCAGGGCAACGAGAAGAGAAGAACATGGCGGCCGCGCGTCCCTGCGGGCCTGCTGTTGATGGCTCGACGAGTGTCGTTAATCAATGCGGGTTTTGACGATAAAGAAGTAGCACAGTGCCCCGGCAAAGGTCACCCCGGCGGCGATGACCAACGCCAGGTTGAAAGAATGGGTGGTATCCACTACCCATCCGGTGACGATCGGCGCGAACGAGGCAAACACAAAACTGCCAAAGTTCTGAATAGCCGCCACCGAAGCTACTTTATGTTCCGCCACCAGCACTTGTACCAGCCCCCAGGCCGAAGTCCCGGCGAAATGAACGCAGAATAGCGCCATGGAGATGAAAGCGACCGCCTGGGTCGGCGTGGAGGATTGAACCACCAGCAGAGTGCCCAGGGCCGACAGCACCAGACCGATAACGATCGCCGTTTTGCGGGTTTTTGCCAGATCGTAACCTCTGCGCGCCAGGGCATCGACCACCAGGCCGTTGACCCACATCCCCACCGCCGCGGCAAGAAACGGGATCGCCGCCACCCAGCCGGTCCGGGCCAGACTTAACCCCTGCTGCGCCTGCAAATAGCCGGGAAGCCAGGCGATATACAGCCAGCCGGTGTAGTTCACACCGGAGAAGCCCAGGATCATCCCCCAGGTGGTGCGCCGTTTGAACAACGCCAGCCATTCGCTAAACTTCAGCGCCGGGCGGGCCAGCTCCTCGCTGGCCAGATAGCGCTGCTCCTCTTCCTGCAAAGTAAATTGCCGACGGTTACGATAGCCTATATACCAGCACAGGCCGACCGCGATCCCGGCTAAGCCAATGACCACAAACATCGTCCGCCAGCCCCAGGCCAGCTGCATGATGACCAGGGCCGGCGGCGCAATGGCCTGCCCCAGCACCGTCGAGGAGTTAAATATCCCGACCGCCGTGCCGCGCTCTCTTTGCGCATACCAGTCATTGATCGATTTCACGCCTGCGGGCATAAAGGGTGCTTCGCCGATCCCAAGCCCAATGCGCAGCAAAATGAAATGTGAGAACGAATTAACCATCCCGGTCAGGGCCTGCATCGCGGACCAGAAAATCAGTCCGGCGCCCAGCACAATCCGCGGCCCAACGCGATCGAGCAATATACCGGACGGCAGTTGCGCAAAGCCGTAGGAGAGCGAGAAGGCGGAGAGCAGTACTCCGAACTCGGTAGCATTCAGCCCCAGGTCGGCGCGTATCGCCTCCCCGGCGACACTGAGCGAAGAGCGATCAAGAAAGTTAACGATACCGGCGATAAATAACAGCGTTAATGTGATCTTCTGCACCCGACGGATGCGCACAGGCGTCGCGCCCGGATGGGCGGCAAGTGTTTCGATGGCCATCATTGTTCCTTACAGAGTCATAACCAAATATGATGTCTGATAAGTAAGGCAACAGGTCGACTACCATACAAGAATCAGGGTTAAAAAAGGTGGCCGGGATCACATAGGGTTGGTTCAAGCCCTTCCCCAGCCCGCCACAATGATTAGCATGCCGCACAGGGCAATGGCCGCACCCGCCCAGTCGTAATGGCTGAGCTTGACGCCATCCACCACCCGCAGCCAGAGCAACGCGGTACAGACATATACCCCACCATAAGCGGCATACACCCGTCCGCTGGCGGCAGGATGGAGCGTCAGGAGCCAAACAAACAGCGCCAGGGCCAGAGCGGTGGGGATCAGCAAGAGCGGCGTGGCCCCGCGTTTTAACCATAACCATGGCAGATAACAGCCGATGATTTCACACAGGGCGGTGGCAAAGAACAGCAGCGTTGTTTTGAGCATTAAAAGATTCGTAAATAGAGACCGGCCGTTGAACTATTGTACGCGATAATAGCCTCTGCCCCACGCTGTTTTGTCGGCTATGCCCGGTAAAAGAGCTGTAGTAAACTTAACCTGAGGGGTTTACCCATCACTTAAAGGAAATCGTGATGAACATGACACTGAATAAACGCTGGTGCCTGACCGCCATTCTGGCGTTAAGCGCCGTGGTCTATACCTCCAGCTCATTCGCCGCCACCGACCGGCTGGTGATTGAATCTGGCGACAGCGCGCAAAGCCGTCAGCAGGCGTCGATGGAAAAAGAGCAATGGAACGACACCCGCAGCCTGCGCCAGAAGGTCAATAAACGGGCGGAAAAAGAGTGGGACAAAACCGATGTCGCTTTCGACGCGCAGGATAACTGCCAGAAGAGTGCCAACGTCAATGCCTACTGGGAGCCGAACACCCTGCGCTGCCTTGATCGTCGCACCGGCCGGGCTATCAATCCCTGAATCAGCCTCCTGACAACGCTGGCGCCTGCGGGCGCCGCCTTTCATATCGTTTTTTTCAGCGTTAACCACAGGATCACTCATGAACGACGCGCTACACGTCAGACTCCGCCCCCTTGAGCGCGAAGATTTGCGCTTTGTCCATCAGCTCGATAACAACGCCAGCGTAATGCGCTACTGGTTTGAAGAGCCGTACGAAGCCTTCGTTGAGCTTTCCGATCTCTACGACAAACATATTCACGATCAAAGCGAGCGCCGCTTTGTCATCGAATGCAATGGTGATAAAGCCGGACTGGTGGAGCTGGTTGAAATCAACCATGTGCACCGCCGGGCCGAGTTCCAGATCATCATCTCCCCCGACTTCCAGGGAAAAGGCCTCGCCACACGCGCCGCGCGGCTGGCTATGGACTATGGCTTTACCGTGCTCAATCTGTATAAGCTGTATCTGATCGTCGATAAAGAGAATGAAAAAGCGATCCACATTTACCGTAAGCTC is a genomic window containing:
- a CDS encoding GntR family transcriptional regulator — translated: MAAESQLNPTQPVNQQIYRILRRDIVHCLIPPGTPLSEKEVSVRFDVSRQPVREAFIKLAENGLIQIRPQRGSYVNKISLSQVRNGCFIRQAIECAVVRRAAGMINDEQLYQLEQNLHQQRIAVDRQQLNDFFLLDDEFHQKLSIIADCQLAWDTVENIKAAIDRVRYMSLDHITSPEMLLRQHHEIFSALEKRDAVTVEQAMNVHLHEISESVLLIRQENRDWFSEE
- a CDS encoding universal stress protein, coding for MYKKILLPVDVFEMDLSDKAVRHAEFLASAENGEITLLNVLPNSSRSLLRGFAADIRKFEAYMKEESEKKMREVARLFAIPMSRIHTRVVFGNVRDEILAISNNEDFDVIVIGSRKPGISTHLLGSNAESILRYAKTPVLVVR
- a CDS encoding mannitol dehydrogenase family protein, whose translation is MENTLLTAHATLPGYDRSALIPRIVHLGFGAFHRAHQAVYADMLANDHGSDWGYTEVNLIGGEQQIADLQQQDLLYTVAEMSADAWTARVVGVVKQALHAHVDGLETVLAAMCEPQVAIVSLTITEKGYCHSPASGQLQLDHPLIVTDLQNPHQPKSAPGVVVEALSRRKKAGLPAFTVMSCDNMPENGHVMRNVVCAYARALDEDLAAWIEQNVTFPSTMVDRIVPAVTPETLDKIAQLTGVRDPAGVACEPFRQWVIEDNFVAGRPQWEKAGAELVADVVPFEEMKLRMLNGSHSFLAYLGYLAGYQHINDCMQDDNYRRAALSLMLDEQAPTLKVQGVDLSRYASLLIDRYSNPALKHRTWQIAMDGSQKLPQRMLDSVRWHLVHQRDFTLLALGVAGWMRYVGGVDDAGQAIEICDPLLPVIQQAVAASADGEARVKALLGIEAIFGVELPQESRFVAAVTRAYLALQQQGAKATVAAWAEAQ
- a CDS encoding MFS transporter: MAIETLAAHPGATPVRIRRVQKITLTLLFIAGIVNFLDRSSLSVAGEAIRADLGLNATEFGVLLSAFSLSYGFAQLPSGILLDRVGPRIVLGAGLIFWSAMQALTGMVNSFSHFILLRIGLGIGEAPFMPAGVKSINDWYAQRERGTAVGIFNSSTVLGQAIAPPALVIMQLAWGWRTMFVVIGLAGIAVGLCWYIGYRNRRQFTLQEEEQRYLASEELARPALKFSEWLALFKRRTTWGMILGFSGVNYTGWLYIAWLPGYLQAQQGLSLARTGWVAAIPFLAAAVGMWVNGLVVDALARRGYDLAKTRKTAIVIGLVLSALGTLLVVQSSTPTQAVAFISMALFCVHFAGTSAWGLVQVLVAEHKVASVAAIQNFGSFVFASFAPIVTGWVVDTTHSFNLALVIAAGVTFAGALCYFFIVKTRID
- a CDS encoding DUF1283 family protein, translating into MNMTLNKRWCLTAILALSAVVYTSSSFAATDRLVIESGDSAQSRQQASMEKEQWNDTRSLRQKVNKRAEKEWDKTDVAFDAQDNCQKSANVNAYWEPNTLRCLDRRTGRAINP
- the speG gene encoding spermidine N1-acetyltransferase; translated protein: MNDALHVRLRPLEREDLRFVHQLDNNASVMRYWFEEPYEAFVELSDLYDKHIHDQSERRFVIECNGDKAGLVELVEINHVHRRAEFQIIISPDFQGKGLATRAARLAMDYGFTVLNLYKLYLIVDKENEKAIHIYRKLGFMVEGELIHEFFINGEYRNTIRMCLFQHQYLAEHKTPGPSLLKPTAQ